In the Candidatus Cloacimonadota bacterium genome, one interval contains:
- the rfaE1 gene encoding D-glycero-beta-D-manno-heptose-7-phosphate kinase — MEISLENLKKILDSFSQKKIIVIGDLMLDHYIFGDVSRISPEAPVPVVNASGEKHCLGGAANVSNNIKSLSATPLTIGTIGQDANGTIVKTLFAESRISTEGIFLAANKPTIKKTRIVARNQHLLRIDFENPKYNHHEIEKEILNYIKKIISTVDGVILQDYNKGFLSKNLIKKIIKLANENDVIISVDPKNTNFFEYKNISLFKPNKIEVEKSFGHEIQNDKDLITAAEKLIKKLNARYLLITLGKDGMFIYNQSGEYWTIPTFSQEVYDVSGAGDTVISTLTLALCSGCDIRTASIIANHAAGVVCGKIGAASVTTEEIINSFHNWKHIEES, encoded by the coding sequence ATGGAAATTTCACTTGAAAATTTAAAAAAAATATTAGACTCTTTTTCCCAAAAAAAAATTATTGTGATCGGTGATCTGATGCTTGACCATTATATTTTTGGTGATGTTAGCAGGATTTCGCCGGAAGCACCTGTTCCGGTTGTAAATGCTTCTGGAGAAAAACATTGTCTCGGTGGAGCTGCCAATGTTTCCAACAATATAAAAAGTCTATCTGCCACCCCGCTGACTATTGGCACAATCGGTCAAGATGCAAATGGTACGATTGTTAAAACTCTTTTTGCTGAAAGTAGAATCTCAACCGAAGGAATTTTTTTGGCTGCGAACAAACCGACAATCAAAAAAACTCGAATTGTTGCCAGAAACCAGCACTTGCTTCGCATTGATTTTGAAAATCCCAAATATAATCACCACGAGATAGAAAAGGAAATTTTAAATTATATTAAGAAAATTATCTCGACTGTGGATGGCGTCATCCTACAAGATTACAATAAAGGATTTTTATCCAAAAATTTGATAAAAAAAATCATCAAACTCGCAAATGAAAATGACGTGATAATCTCGGTTGACCCAAAAAATACTAACTTTTTTGAATATAAAAATATTTCACTGTTCAAACCAAACAAAATAGAAGTGGAAAAAAGTTTCGGGCATGAAATTCAAAATGATAAAGATTTAATCACAGCAGCCGAAAAGTTGATCAAAAAATTAAATGCGAGATACTTGCTCATCACATTGGGAAAAGACGGGATGTTCATCTATAATCAAAGTGGTGAATACTGGACGATTCCCACTTTTTCTCAGGAAGTTTACGATGTTTCCGGTGCCGGAGATACGGTGATAAGCACGCTCACGCTGGCACTTTGTAGTGGGTGCGACATCAGAACGGCATCAATAATAGCGAATCACGCAGCTGGAGTGGTTTGTGGGAAAATCGGCGCTGCAAGTGTTACCACAGAAGAGATAATCAATTCTTTCCATAATTGGAAGCACATTGAGGAATCATGA
- the rfaE2 gene encoding D-glycero-beta-D-manno-heptose 1-phosphate adenylyltransferase translates to MILTKSGIEKIANQLHKKKKKIVFTNGCFDILHRGHVEYLRDAKLLGDVLIVGVNSDESVRRLKGNDRPINSQEDRALVLGALRNVDYVTIFDEDTPYELIKIVVPDVLVKGGDWKTEEIVGNDIVLQNGGEVKSLQFVYGKSTTDIIEKIQNLKK, encoded by the coding sequence ATGATATTAACAAAAAGTGGAATTGAAAAAATTGCAAATCAGTTACACAAAAAGAAGAAAAAAATTGTTTTCACTAACGGCTGTTTCGACATTTTACACAGAGGTCACGTGGAATATCTCCGAGATGCGAAACTGTTAGGAGATGTTCTGATCGTTGGAGTAAATAGCGATGAATCTGTAAGAAGACTGAAAGGTAATGACCGACCTATCAATTCCCAAGAAGATAGAGCATTGGTTTTGGGAGCACTCAGGAATGTGGATTATGTTACAATTTTTGACGAAGACACACCCTACGAACTTATTAAAATAGTAGTCCCGGATGTGCTGGTCAAAGGTGGGGATTGGAAAACGGAAGAAATCGTGGGCAATGACATTGTTCTGCAAAATGGTGGTGAAGTGAAAAGCCTGCAATTCGTTTATGGAAAATCCACTACAGACATCATAGAAAAAATTCAAAATCTGAAAAAGTAA